Sequence from the Carassius auratus strain Wakin chromosome 32, ASM336829v1, whole genome shotgun sequence genome:
ttttcgttttctgtttcttaaacaaaacgaaaaaaacgaaaatcaaaccgtttctcatttatctttatttatttttaaatagaaaatcgaatgaccaaaagatacacggaccagTGAGCCtacattggtttttttttttttttttttttttttgcgaccaaaaaaaaaaaccaacaacaaaaaaaccaatAGCATACTTTTATAGACCTTTCATCTCAATACTAATTATGAAGTTGTGATAAATAGCCTGCTGCGGAAATGTTTATATTACTTAATATGGACATATCCTTTGGCAAAGAGATGGATGCATTCTGGGGCGtgatgtgttaaaatgtaattgctaACATATACCCATGTTTCCTTAGACATTTCTGctgacccctttaaaattttgAGCGaggatataaaatattaagactgtactttttcatttatgatttatattttgacGCAATTTTGTGCAGCGCGTCACTGTGTGCGACAATCACAGAAACCATTGCCCAGCGCGATTCCACCACGGTAAGTCACTTACAACAGTCTAATAAGCAAGAGAAATGAATAGGCATTTAAACGgccaaaattaatacaattacgagtttatatatattaaaaaaaacatggtgtgtgtgtgtatatatatatctattaataaacttattttgaaCGTGTAAATGCTTATTAATGGATtattgggatatatatatatatatatatatatatatatatatatatatatatatatatatatatatatatatatatatatatatatatatatatatataaataatatgtagtTTGTATAATATGTAGTCACAcaatgactttttaaaatcattcattttttttatgatattgtgaTTGCATGTATCAACCAGAGCAGCATTTACTTTACATCTTAGCCTAGTAACGTTAgttattcatattataatatgtagTTTGGtgatctattatttttttatttgttcttctctttctctgcagGTTCCTTAATCcctcacctttaaaaaaaaaaaaaaaaaaacagcacctcACTACATTAAAAAGGCACTTTTAAGAGCCACATTTGTCTTGTATCTTGTTACTCTCTTTACTGTTGTATTGTTTTCTATCTCTTGCTGTCTTAATGTCTCCCCCCCCCCATTCCTCTGAgtgtggtttttgtttgtttgttttgtctttttttttgtccgtGTGTTTATAGTGTGTTTATCTTTTGTGCCATGTCTGATCCTGAGATGGACTGTCTCCTAAATGAGATGAGTGACCTTGTCGATCAGGCTGAACATCAAGCTCACCTCCGACAGCTCATTAGCATGCACCAGGAAGCAGAGCCATCCACCAGTCAGCCTTCCACCTGTAATCCATCCACCAGCCAGCCATCAAACAGCAAGCAAGATGTTAGGTGGATTAAGAGGGACAGTGATGGAAACATTATTTACAGCAGGCCCAGATCATCCCGGAAACAAGCaggtacaatttttttattacattaatgttaattaaaatgtagaCTGCAGATCTAGTTTTGCATCTTGGAATGGTATACAACATGATCAAGTCATGGGTCTGAATTAGAACATATCTGAGGTTATTACGTACCTGTGTCTAGCATCAGGTAAAGTTTGTTTTATTgagtgtaaaaagtaaaaaaaaatgttgctacaGCAGGTCACAGCCAGAGTCGAAAGACTGGTGTCTCTCATATCAGGGCTCCGGAAACCAGTGCGGAAATGACCAGTGACTTTCTTTCCATTACTGCaggtgtgttatttattttgactTCACTGGTTCAAacagtatgttcatttattataaaatggcCATTGTTCAATGCTATTctcttttattataataaactactgtttttaaatattttgccttGTTTTAACAGAGTCCTTCCTTCAAGAGCTTAAAAGCTCACTGTTTGAGGACATACATGAGGATGAAACGGCACTTCAAGCCTCAACAGACTGGTTGACCCGAAAGAACCTCATATCAGGGTGGTGGGAGAAAGAGAGACCCCGACTGGTCAACACCATGGTGGCTCGACAACATGTGGCAACCCGGATCTGCCAACATTGTGGAAATGGTCCAGCCGTTATCCGTTGTTGTGACTGCCGACCACACCCATTCCTCTGTGGCCAGTGTGATGTCAGGGTCCACCGAGGTCACGTGTTCCACAACAGGGATTCGATGACCCATGCATTCTTTAATCCATTGCCTCCCACAACTTGTGTTGTGGAGAGGGTTCTAACCCAGTGTGGTAAGTTGTAGTTCTTAAAAGTCACATTCTTAGACTTGACTGAAAAACTGATAGGTCGAAGAAGCCGTCAAGTACATCTTGTTTAAAATAGTTGccagtaaataaatgttattctttaatgcttatccatgtgtttttttttttttttttttcaagagcgTCTTGTACCTTTTGGAGATGCCAGAGACAATATGCGGTTGTCTACGAGTATCGTCCAGTGTCATCGCAGGACAGTCCATAGTTGTGGTTACAATGAATGGTAAGAGGAACTTACTAGGTTTGGGTGGGGGTCAGAATGTGTCTGCAGAATTTCACCCACAGCTATTTGCTGATCACACCTTGTATACTCCCTCATCACAATTATGCACATATACGGATCATGAATATGTTAAATTCATACATGTTACATTGCGCAAGAAATTTTCTTTATCATGGCTGCAAATCTAGAGGTGTCAATAGGTTGTGTGTTCATTTAGATTGGATGGGCCCAAGTATGAGATGGAAAACAATTAACCTTTTTTTGAATGGGGATAGTTAATTTGCCTGACAAAAGTATGACTTCCAATAGAGTGCCTTACAAAATGTTTGTAGAAGTGTCCTCCTGATTCACCTTAGTCACAGGTTCCCATATCAGTTGTCAGAATGACACACTTTGGTCTGTCAGAATTAACGTTGTGTATATATTTCCTTTTTCCAGGGCGATATGATCTCCGATTAGATGCAAAGCATGTGAAGCCACTTGGAGTCCTGGAGTGGATGACCTGATCCGTAATGACTACTGGCCGGCCACTTCTCACTATTCAACTGTGTATGAAACAGATgtccttttttcttttgaagAGCTGAAGATGGCAGCACCAGGGATATCTAGCCAAGCATTTCGTAGAATGCTGGATCAACGCACTGTTCGCTTTGGCCGTGTAAGTATTTGTGGTAATAATTGCATAAATCCATAAATTATACTATGAGGGCATGATGGTGATGATAGTACACATGAACATTTACACTGTTTAGGAAACAAATTGTTAAATTTAGACCCTTTATAAACAACCATAAACTCATGTTCTCTTATCAGCAgtttgcactgagacatttctgaaaaaaaaaaaaccaggtcATTCTGAAGATCTCAACTTCAACTCCATTGGCTACAGACTTTGACATCTCCTCAATTTTATTTCCTGATCCCAGAAATGTTCCCTTGGATTAATGGCCCAAACATAACACAGGCTATATGGAACAATATGGAAGCTGTTGTTGCTCTCTTTGTGTATAGATTTAGACTGAATGTCAAACAATATCCTGTATTTTTAATGGCCAGGTCCCCCAAATACATCAGTGTATAGTGTATGAGTGAAGTCTACACATTGTTTATTTCCTTTGATATGTAGTACAAACATTCCAAAATCCGTTTTACTGTTCTCCTTTGTTCTCTTTTACTGAACTCTTCTTTGAAACAGAATGGAAACATCACAGCAGACAGCTTCCGGAAAAGCTTCTTGGAGTGGGAAGCTGTCCGATTCGAAGTGGACAAATTATGCCAGGAGGACCACTTTAACTGCCCAGCATGCAGCCCAGACATGCTTGCAGTATCCGTTGATGGAAACCGTAAGCACTACAGATTCAAGAGTGCAGCTAGGTACTGTGTGTGCATGGACGGTCCATTACTTTGAAACTAACTGCTGTGAATTGAAAATCATATGAATATTTAAACTTAACATGTATCTCTTTTATTTAGATCGGAGGAAAAAGCCATCTTTGATGGCGTGTTCATCACGAATGATGATGACGTCGCAAGATTCGTGGACTATGTCCATACCTCAACCAGTCATGTACACTTGCTCAACTTCACTATATTTACCCATAAAACACCAAGTCCTACAGAGCACTTTGTTTGAACAAGTTTGGACTGTTAACAATGTTCCATGTTTTAGGTCTCTGGAAGAGGTGTCTGTGGAGGGCAATGGTCAGCGGCTCATGAAACGTCTCAGAAGTCCTCCGGAAAAACAGACGAGGAGGGCCTGGAACTTGCTGTATGTCGTCATGGGGTTCTCCTTCGTGCCCTCAATATGTTCAGGGGCGAAATCTTTGCCTACCCCCTGTACCTCCAAAAGCAAATGGCCTGTAAGCCAGTTACACCAAGTGTAAAGCTCATGATTTCAAATGTGAGGTAAGAAAAAATTATTGTCCATTACATTTTCTTTCCCTGAAATCCTGCATAAGATTGTTgccacttagttttttttttatttttttatttttattttatttttttaaaaggtaaaatGGAATGGAGCATATTAGGAGGGGGCTGGTTCGACTCTTGGCGAAGAGGTGGAGCAGTGCAACGCCTTCCTCTCGAGGATTGCTGTTACGACAAAGCACATGTCAAAAGCGGGTAAGGGAACCAGTAAATTTTGATCCTGATTACACTGGTGAGCCACTTTGAGCTTATGCATATATGCTGactctgaaaatataaatatctgaatatattaaacacaaatgGATGGATCGATTACAAGACCATCATCCTATTTTATTTGATGTAAGGATAATAAGGTAGGGCAGTtcgaaaataaaaacacatcagagtACCATTCACCTACTGTCCTGCCATAGTGCTCTATGCCATTTAAATACTGTCCTGCATCACTGTTTCATGCTTTGTCTTCCCTGTCCTGTGCAATTACCTCACCCTTTCATGGGACAGTAATCAAATGGCACAAGACAGCAGATTAGTACCATAGTACTGTACTGTAAGTTATGTCTGAAAAGTTTGTGATTCAAGTCTGCACATTTTCTTCTCCTACTGCTACTGGAAAGAAGGGtgaaaatctcattttatttttgcagGACGCATTGACATGCTGACAATCATGGCCATGCGCTGTAACCAAAAGTTTGACAACTTGGCTTCTACCCTTGCCCGCCGATATCGGAAGGTAAAGACACCAGTTTTCCCTTATGCAAAAATATAGACAACACTTGCCCAGATATTcttcaatatatattaaatgtacgGATGTGTCGtgtcagttgtattttttagTGTCTTGatatacaatattacatgttcatATCACATCTATTGATAGTCCATGTATAtaagaatatactgtatattttattagttATGTAATAGTGAAGGTACTTCACAATCCTTATCAACAATAGTCAAAATGGTAGGCGTTTCCCTCAATGTCATTTATGTTTGAAGGCCACAATAGCCCTGCAATGCCAGTTGCATAACCTGGAGGCCATGAAAACAGAAATGGACGTCTCCGACAATCAACTGGAGAGGTGGATCATTGATATCAATGAGTGGGCAGAAGGTAGGATATACTGTTTTATACTGTTTGATATGGTGCTTGGTGTATCACTTCTGACTTATCTTGGCTGCAATTCCAACAATTGCAGACAATAAAGAACCTAACTAGCCTAACTATACTCAACCTTAGCTACAATTGTAGCCTCTCagttacagaaaaatataaaagggtTTGGAATTTTGCTCATAcacaacaaattacatttttttttatggaatcaAGAAGCATATTTCTTTCTTAATTTCTTCCTCTCAGCAACAACATCCCCAAATGATGCTGATGTTGCCAGCCGAATTGAGGAGCTGGTGGCAAGTGTTAAGAGGAAGTCCCAGCGTCTTTACAAGGATAGTGACGGATCGGATGCAAAGGACGTGCCCGAATCCGCCGAAAGAtcagggaggaaaaaaaaaatcttagattTTGTAGTGGAAAAATATAACACCTTGGTTCCTAATGCTGAAAAACTGACATTGGACACCATTCTATGTGACGAGATTGTTTGGCCATGGCAGCTTACCCACGGTGGTATGTACACAATTCTGTTGACTGTGTGAACTGTGTGGGACAAAATCTGTCATGCCTCGATTTTAACCCCTGAAAGTCTTTAAACACTAATCTTAAATACAACCGACTTATGTTTCATCCGTGTATTCCAGACTCTGTAGATCTAAGGACAAAGAGGAAGGCGTTCGACATTGTGATGGCAGTAAGGAGACTTGAGGAGGAGAAGAGGATTCTTATTGCAGAGATGAACAAGCATTGGAAGTCCCTTTGCTCCCGTGCAGACACCCTGAAGCAGATGTCATCCCAGCTTGCTAATGTGACATCAGGTATGTATTTGTTATACTTGacatacattacaatatttttgaatgtttctaaTTAATAAAGGCTTAATGTGTTTTAACATGTAAGGTGAAACGTGGGGCCTGCTTCAAGATGGTATCCGAGGTCTAAAGAGCTTGACATTGAAGAACAAGCAAGCAACAGCCTGGCAAAGCATGCAAAGAAATTTTATGTTCAAGTTCTGACTGAAACAGAAATTAACTTTGATAGTCATTCTGAGGAATACGATACCAGTAGTGACTCTGAGCAAGATTAAACATGGCCAGAGTCCTTTTTTCTGCTGTTGTGTGCTGGGGAGGGCCGCTGGGACAGGTTGGTAAGGAAAGCTGGTTCTGTGTTTGGCATGGAGCTGGAGTTAAGTAGCAGTCTTCTGTCATGCTCAACATTGAGGAGGTCCTTTGTCCCCAGGGCAAACCAGCAACTCAATTTCACAGAAAAGGTTAGGGGAGAAATTGACTTTTCAGCATGAGTCTCACCCTGCGCTAACCATTACATCACTTTGTCTATTGTCTAGTATCCACTATCCATTTGACTTTTcttttaaatctatatatatatatataagtttctgttgttctatctatttTAACTTCTCTGTGTTCTTTTTGTTAAGCAGTACTATTAtgctcagacttttttttttttttttttttttttttttcatagtcatATGAAATAGCAAAGTTTTGCACTGATTAAATCCCTGCACTGTTTACTTTTGCACTACCACCACTGCAAATCACTCCACAGCTGCCCATCATTTATCACAGGGTCAGT
This genomic interval carries:
- the LOC113052204 gene encoding uncharacterized protein LOC113052204: MSDPEMDCLLNEMSDLVDQAEHQAHLRQLISMHQEAEPSTSQPSTCNPSTSQPSNSKQDVRWIKRDSDGNIIYSRPRSSRKQAAGHSQSRKTGVSHIRAPETSAEMTSDFLSITAESFLQELKSSLFEDIHEDETALQASTDWLTRKNLISGWWEKERPRLVNTMVARQHVATRICQHCGNGPAVIRCCDCRPHPFLCGQCDVRVHRGHVFHNRDSMTHAFFNPLPPTTCVVERVLTQCERLVPFGDARDNMRLSTSIVQCHRRTVHSCGYNEWAI
- the LOC113052205 gene encoding uncharacterized protein LOC113052205, with the translated sequence MSKAGRIDMLTIMAMRCNQKFDNLASTLARRYRKATIALQCQLHNLEAMKTEMDVSDNQLERWIIDINEWAEATTSPNDADVASRIEELVASVKRKSQRLYKDSDGSDAKDVPESAERSGRKKKILDFVVEKYNTLVPNAEKLTLDTILCDEIVWPWQLTHGDSVDLRTKRKAFDIVMAVRRLEEEKRILIAEMNKHWKSLCSRADTLKQMSSQLANVTSGETWGLLQDGIRGLKSLTLKNKQATAWQSMQRNFMFKF